A region from the Amycolatopsis camponoti genome encodes:
- a CDS encoding NHL domain-containing thioredoxin family protein, which produces MRAPELRGDVWLNTGGRPLTLAELRGRIVLLDFWTSGCINCLHVLDELRPLEAEFADVLVTIGVHSPKFLHEGERASIEAAVRRYEVHHPVVNDPKMELWSQYAVRAWPTLAVVDPEGYVVHVAAGEGHEEALRRVIADLVKKHEAKGTLRRGGSPYVPVEEQVSELRFPSKAVATAEGRVLVADTGHHSVVEFASDGETVIRRFGSGERGGQDGPFDIATFAEPSGIALLPYDVAERAGYHAVVADTAGHRLRGLDLITGEVTTVAGTGAQWRTGPDSGKGVEVDLTSPWDVAWYGAAGGVVVAMAGNHTLSVFDPVSGTIRRFAGTTVEGLRDGDVGEAFFAQTSGLAADGDKLWLVDAETSALRWIEPTGESFTVHTAIGVDLFSFGHTDGPADQALLQHPLGLAVLPGDKVAIADTYNGAVRRFDVFTRQVTTIATGLSEPQGLLLHDGELLVVESAGNRIGPLDSSSAPTLVSGDAHAVRRPPTVLAPGEIDFSVVFQAPPGEKLDDRFGPSTRLEISASPPSLLADGVGTGTDLSRKILLAEGVTEGVLQVVAQAASCDDGGEHPACRITRQDWGVPVRIQADGARELSLVMAGEPAE; this is translated from the coding sequence GTGCGCGCGCCCGAGCTGCGCGGCGACGTCTGGCTGAACACCGGCGGGCGCCCGCTGACCCTCGCCGAGCTGCGCGGGCGCATCGTCCTGCTGGACTTCTGGACCAGCGGCTGCATCAACTGCCTCCACGTGCTCGACGAGCTGCGCCCCCTCGAAGCCGAGTTCGCGGACGTGCTCGTCACGATCGGCGTCCACTCGCCGAAGTTCCTGCACGAGGGCGAGCGCGCGTCGATCGAAGCCGCGGTCCGGCGCTACGAGGTGCACCACCCGGTCGTCAACGACCCGAAGATGGAGCTGTGGTCGCAGTACGCGGTCCGCGCGTGGCCGACGCTGGCGGTCGTCGACCCCGAGGGGTACGTCGTGCACGTCGCCGCGGGCGAAGGGCACGAAGAGGCGCTTCGCCGCGTCATCGCCGACCTCGTGAAGAAGCACGAAGCGAAGGGGACGCTTCGCCGCGGCGGCAGCCCGTACGTCCCGGTCGAGGAGCAGGTCAGCGAGCTGCGGTTCCCGAGCAAGGCCGTCGCGACGGCCGAGGGACGCGTCCTCGTCGCGGACACCGGGCACCACTCCGTCGTCGAGTTCGCTTCGGACGGTGAGACGGTCATCCGGCGCTTCGGCAGCGGAGAACGCGGTGGCCAGGACGGACCGTTCGACATCGCGACGTTCGCCGAGCCGTCCGGCATCGCGCTGCTGCCCTACGACGTCGCCGAGCGCGCCGGCTACCACGCCGTGGTCGCCGACACCGCCGGTCACCGGCTGCGCGGCCTCGACCTGATCACCGGCGAGGTCACGACGGTCGCGGGCACCGGCGCGCAGTGGCGCACCGGACCGGACTCCGGCAAGGGCGTCGAGGTCGACCTCACGAGCCCGTGGGACGTCGCCTGGTACGGCGCGGCCGGCGGGGTCGTCGTCGCGATGGCCGGCAACCACACGCTGAGCGTGTTCGACCCGGTTTCCGGCACGATCCGCCGCTTCGCCGGGACGACCGTCGAAGGCCTCCGAGACGGCGACGTCGGCGAAGCGTTCTTCGCGCAGACGTCGGGCCTCGCCGCCGACGGCGACAAGCTGTGGCTCGTCGACGCGGAGACGTCGGCGCTGCGCTGGATCGAGCCCACCGGCGAGTCGTTCACCGTGCACACGGCGATCGGCGTCGACCTCTTTTCGTTCGGCCACACCGACGGCCCGGCCGACCAGGCGCTGCTGCAGCACCCGCTCGGCCTCGCCGTGCTGCCCGGCGACAAGGTCGCGATCGCGGACACGTACAACGGCGCCGTACGCCGCTTCGACGTCTTCACGCGCCAAGTGACGACGATCGCCACCGGGCTTTCGGAGCCACAGGGCCTGCTGCTGCACGACGGCGAGCTGCTGGTCGTCGAGTCGGCGGGCAACCGCATCGGCCCGCTGGACTCGTCCTCGGCGCCGACGCTCGTATCGGGCGACGCACACGCCGTACGCCGGCCACCGACGGTGCTCGCACCGGGCGAGATCGACTTTTCGGTCGTGTTCCAGGCGCCGCCCGGCGAGAAGCTGGACGACCGTTTCGGCCCGTCGACGCGGCTGGAGATCAGCGCGTCACCGCCGTCGCTGCTGGCCGACGGCGTCGGCACCGGCACGGATCTGTCGCGCAAGATCCTGCTGGCCGAAGGCGTCACCGAAGGCGTGCTGCAGGTCGTCGCGCAGGCCGCGAGCTGCGATGACGGGGGCGAGCACCCGGCGTGCCGGATCACGCGGCAGGACTGGGGCGTCCCGGTGCGGATCCAAGCGGATGGGGCGCGCGAGCTGAGCCTGGTCATGGCGGGTGAGCCCGCCGAGTAG
- a CDS encoding oxidoreductase, whose protein sequence is MTTESALPPLDPFAGIPDRRYEVKAADLLKPGNGGLLRWRRTATNAPIVYVEDAYITGTLDLRAADLKYLFRFERCRFEQPPDVREAHLLGLVFRKCWLPGLKARNMRSRNDVRLIRSVVQVDGADREIEETTVQRGDDRERGMPNAAVNLTDAVIEGSLVLTRTVIAHPHGKAIHADRLVLAGALLAYRMVANGEVRLPGLRTGGNVNFSGATLNNPDGFALNGNGLHIGGSLLCEVDNYGPASQRKRFSATGIMYLPSATVDSDIVLREAKLTVSQQGPIAVDAWKSNDPYLDPRPALVADRMRVDGNVELSDGLQALGTLRMVNARIGGSLRLAGAEVSVVRGKSQPYYDRALHLDGTEIGGDIEATSLRVPAGQLRLADVTVGGNFLAWNSMFRHPGRDVFSARRSKIAGNFQLTDATIHGTLRLQGVEVGGSINLAGTRLTEPGLRATSSFSLDVRTGRIGRDLTLRDNNGRPFVAEGGVNLDGAQVARRVDLRGSQLGSLPPFMVALDAGDVAADEFTLTPNVPPTGRVVLRRAHCGTLTDNEEFWAASEGIELEDFRYDALGKSIPLADDKALDHRIDLLSRAMRGYRPGPYDQLAHMLRAAGNEEHASTVALRKQQFRYDALAGGFKFFGPGVRLWSWLQRSMVGYGYRPVRALGWLFTLLVLGSLWFGLGSDDCIHWVSSDPTHQIIANGPRCVVNQQDTGLQWNPVIYTADLLVPIVDFGNKSRWYMHGSDNWVAAGFTASGWILATTVAAGVSRMLRRES, encoded by the coding sequence ATTACGACCGAAAGCGCGCTGCCTCCGCTCGACCCGTTCGCGGGCATCCCCGACCGTCGCTACGAGGTCAAGGCCGCCGACCTGCTGAAACCCGGCAACGGTGGCTTGCTGCGCTGGCGGCGAACGGCCACGAACGCCCCGATCGTCTACGTCGAGGACGCCTACATCACCGGCACGCTCGACCTGCGTGCCGCGGACCTCAAGTACCTCTTCCGGTTCGAGCGCTGCCGGTTCGAGCAGCCGCCGGACGTGCGCGAGGCGCACCTGCTCGGGCTCGTGTTCCGCAAGTGCTGGCTGCCCGGGCTCAAGGCGCGCAACATGCGCAGCCGCAACGACGTCCGGCTGATCCGCAGCGTCGTGCAGGTCGACGGCGCCGACCGCGAGATCGAGGAGACCACCGTCCAGCGCGGTGACGACCGCGAGCGCGGGATGCCGAACGCCGCGGTCAACCTCACCGACGCGGTGATCGAGGGGTCGCTGGTGCTGACCCGCACGGTGATCGCCCACCCGCACGGCAAGGCGATCCACGCCGACCGGCTGGTGCTCGCCGGCGCGCTGCTCGCGTACCGGATGGTCGCGAACGGCGAAGTCCGGCTCCCCGGCCTGCGGACCGGCGGTAACGTCAACTTTTCCGGCGCGACGCTGAACAACCCGGACGGCTTCGCGCTCAACGGCAACGGCCTGCACATCGGCGGCAGCCTGCTCTGCGAGGTCGACAACTACGGGCCCGCCAGCCAGCGGAAACGCTTCTCCGCGACCGGGATCATGTACCTGCCGAGCGCCACGGTGGACAGTGACATCGTGTTGCGCGAAGCGAAGCTGACGGTGTCGCAGCAGGGGCCGATCGCCGTCGACGCGTGGAAGTCCAACGACCCGTATCTCGACCCGCGCCCGGCGCTGGTCGCCGATCGGATGCGCGTCGACGGCAACGTCGAGCTGTCCGACGGCTTGCAGGCGCTGGGCACGTTGCGCATGGTCAACGCCCGGATCGGCGGCTCGCTGCGGCTGGCCGGCGCCGAGGTCAGTGTGGTGCGCGGCAAGTCGCAGCCGTACTACGACCGCGCGCTGCACCTGGACGGCACCGAGATCGGCGGCGACATCGAGGCGACGAGCCTGCGCGTCCCGGCCGGTCAGCTGCGGCTGGCCGACGTCACGGTCGGGGGCAACTTCCTGGCCTGGAACTCGATGTTCCGCCACCCGGGCCGGGACGTGTTCTCGGCGCGCCGGTCGAAGATCGCGGGCAACTTCCAGCTCACGGACGCGACGATCCACGGCACGTTGCGGCTGCAGGGCGTCGAGGTCGGCGGCTCGATCAACCTGGCCGGGACGCGGCTGACGGAGCCGGGCCTGCGCGCGACCAGCAGTTTTTCGCTGGACGTCCGCACCGGCCGGATCGGCCGCGACCTGACGTTGCGGGACAACAACGGCCGCCCGTTCGTCGCGGAGGGCGGCGTCAACCTGGACGGTGCCCAGGTCGCCCGCCGAGTGGACCTGCGCGGTTCCCAGCTGGGCTCGCTGCCCCCGTTCATGGTGGCGCTCGACGCGGGCGACGTCGCGGCGGACGAGTTCACGCTGACGCCGAACGTGCCCCCCACCGGCCGGGTCGTGCTGCGCCGCGCGCACTGCGGGACGCTGACCGACAACGAGGAGTTCTGGGCCGCGTCCGAAGGCATCGAGCTGGAGGACTTCCGGTACGACGCGCTGGGCAAGAGCATTCCACTGGCCGACGACAAGGCGCTGGACCACCGCATCGACCTGCTGAGCAGGGCCATGCGCGGCTACCGGCCCGGCCCGTACGACCAGCTGGCGCACATGCTCCGCGCGGCGGGAAACGAAGAGCACGCGTCGACGGTGGCGTTGCGCAAGCAGCAGTTCCGCTACGACGCGCTGGCCGGCGGCTTCAAGTTCTTCGGCCCGGGGGTGCGGCTGTGGAGCTGGCTGCAGCGGTCGATGGTCGGCTACGGCTACCGCCCGGTGCGCGCGCTGGGCTGGCTGTTCACGCTGCTCGTGCTGGGGAGCCTGTGGTTCGGCCTCGGCTCGGACGACTGCATCCACTGGGTCAGTTCGGATCCCACGCACCAGATCATCGCGAACGGCCCCCGGTGCGTGGTGAACCAGCAGGACACGGGGTTGCAGTGGAACCCGGTGATCTACACGGCGGACCTGCTGGTGCCGATCGTGGACTTCGGCAACAAGTCGCGCTGGTACATGCACGGATCGGACAACTGGGTGGCGGCCGGGTTCACGGCGTCGGGCTGGATCCTGGCGACCACGGTGGCGGCGGGCGTCAGCCGGATGCTGCGGCGGGAGAGCTAG
- a CDS encoding amino acid ABC transporter ATP-binding protein has protein sequence MSDVIVEIAGLHKAFGPLEVLKGIDLQVERGQVVCIIGPSGSGKSTLLRCVNLLEEPQQGKIVVNGNEITHEDVDIDGARRKIGMVFQGFNLFAHLTVLENLTVAQRKVLKRGKEESERIARENLEKVGLSEKETSLPGQLSGGQQQRVAIARALSMNPDVMLFDEPTSALDPELVGDVLAVMRQLAEEGMTMLVVTHEMQFAREVADSVLFMDGGVVVEQGPPGQVIGDPQHDRTKSFLARVLDPTNSAGLEGQ, from the coding sequence GTGAGCGACGTGATCGTCGAAATCGCCGGCCTGCACAAGGCGTTCGGCCCGCTCGAGGTGCTCAAGGGCATCGACCTGCAGGTCGAGCGGGGCCAGGTCGTCTGCATCATCGGGCCGTCCGGCTCGGGCAAGTCCACGTTGCTGCGCTGCGTGAACCTCCTGGAGGAGCCGCAGCAGGGCAAGATCGTGGTGAACGGCAACGAGATCACCCACGAGGACGTCGACATCGACGGCGCTCGCCGCAAGATCGGGATGGTCTTCCAGGGCTTCAACCTCTTCGCGCACTTGACCGTGCTGGAGAACCTCACGGTCGCGCAGCGCAAGGTCCTCAAGCGCGGCAAGGAGGAGTCCGAGCGGATCGCGCGGGAGAACCTCGAGAAGGTCGGCCTGAGCGAGAAGGAGACGTCGCTGCCCGGGCAGCTGTCCGGCGGGCAGCAGCAGCGCGTCGCGATCGCGCGGGCGCTGTCGATGAACCCGGACGTCATGCTGTTCGACGAGCCGACGTCCGCACTGGACCCGGAGCTGGTCGGCGACGTCCTCGCGGTCATGCGCCAGCTGGCCGAAGAGGGCATGACGATGCTGGTCGTCACGCACGAGATGCAGTTCGCCCGCGAGGTGGCCGACAGCGTGCTGTTCATGGACGGCGGCGTGGTCGTCGAGCAGGGTCCGCCCGGCCAGGTGATCGGCGACCCGCAGCACGACCGCACGAAGTCGTTCCTCGCGCGCGTCCTGGACCCGACGAACAGCGCGGGTCTCGAGGGTCAATAG
- a CDS encoding amino acid ABC transporter permease, which translates to MALSRRRRRSAFRGAQYVLLLVIIVVFAFLANWGQIGRAFFDLDVAAAQFPDVITVALKNTIIFTALGFALGLGLGLVLALMRLSSVGPYRWFARGYIEFFRGLPALLIFLAVGVGVPIAFPDTHLPRNISIMIALGIVSSAYMAETIRAGIQAVPRGQVEAARSLGMSPTRSMITIVIPQAFRIVLPPLANELIMLTKDSSLAFLLGTTPAQQELAQFSRQALLEAKGLTPIVVAGLCYLVITIPLSILQQRLEKKYGAGVSGGTK; encoded by the coding sequence ATGGCACTGAGCCGACGCCGGCGACGTTCGGCGTTCCGGGGTGCGCAGTACGTCCTGTTGCTCGTGATCATCGTGGTCTTCGCGTTCCTGGCCAACTGGGGTCAGATCGGGCGGGCGTTCTTCGACCTCGACGTCGCCGCCGCGCAGTTCCCCGACGTGATCACGGTCGCGCTCAAGAACACCATCATCTTCACCGCGCTCGGCTTCGCGCTGGGCCTGGGGCTCGGCCTCGTGCTCGCGCTGATGCGGCTGTCCTCGGTGGGCCCGTACCGGTGGTTCGCGCGGGGGTACATCGAGTTCTTCCGCGGCCTGCCCGCGCTGCTGATCTTCCTCGCGGTCGGGGTCGGCGTCCCCATCGCGTTCCCGGACACGCACCTGCCGCGCAACATCTCCATCATGATCGCGCTCGGCATCGTGTCCTCGGCCTACATGGCCGAAACGATCCGGGCCGGCATCCAGGCCGTGCCGCGCGGGCAGGTCGAGGCCGCCCGCTCGCTCGGCATGTCGCCGACGCGGTCGATGATCACGATCGTCATCCCGCAGGCGTTCCGGATCGTGCTGCCGCCGCTGGCCAACGAGCTGATCATGCTGACGAAGGACTCGTCGCTGGCGTTCCTGCTCGGCACCACGCCGGCGCAGCAGGAGCTCGCGCAGTTCAGCCGCCAGGCGCTGCTGGAGGCGAAGGGCCTGACCCCGATCGTCGTCGCGGGCCTCTGCTATCTCGTCATCACCATCCCGCTGTCGATCCTGCAGCAGCGGCTGGAGAAAAAATACGGCGCCGGAGTGTCCGGGGGTACCAAGTGA
- a CDS encoding basic amino acid ABC transporter substrate-binding protein: protein MARVPQLKALALIPALALAAAALTACGGDDGGTAAGGVQLIASGKLTTCTHLPYQPFQVKQGDKIVGFDVDLVDLVAKKLNVTQNIVDIAFENIESGEAMNSGQCDLAAAGMTITDKRKQKFDFSNPYFEATQALLVKSGSPIKDFSNVAGKKIGVQSATTGADYAKEHAKGAEIVTFDDLALEEQAVKNGTVDAGVNDNGVLYDFVKTNPDTAVATEFKTNEFYGIGVKQGNSALVTAINDALKASVSDGTYAQIYQKWFGKAPTWLPGNPTQ, encoded by the coding sequence GTGGCCCGAGTACCCCAACTCAAGGCGCTCGCCCTGATCCCGGCGCTGGCGTTGGCGGCCGCCGCCCTGACCGCGTGCGGGGGCGACGACGGCGGCACGGCGGCCGGCGGTGTCCAGCTGATCGCGTCCGGCAAGCTCACGACCTGCACGCACCTGCCCTACCAGCCGTTCCAGGTCAAGCAGGGCGACAAGATCGTCGGCTTCGACGTCGACCTCGTGGACCTGGTCGCGAAGAAGCTGAACGTCACGCAGAACATCGTCGACATCGCGTTCGAGAACATCGAGTCGGGCGAGGCCATGAACAGCGGCCAGTGCGACCTGGCCGCGGCGGGCATGACGATCACCGACAAGCGCAAGCAGAAGTTCGACTTCTCGAACCCGTACTTCGAGGCGACCCAGGCGCTGCTGGTCAAGTCCGGCTCGCCGATCAAGGACTTCAGCAACGTCGCCGGCAAGAAGATCGGCGTCCAGTCGGCCACGACCGGCGCCGACTACGCCAAGGAGCACGCGAAGGGCGCCGAGATCGTCACCTTCGACGACCTGGCGCTGGAGGAGCAGGCGGTCAAGAACGGCACGGTCGACGCCGGCGTCAACGACAACGGCGTGCTGTACGACTTCGTGAAGACGAACCCGGACACGGCCGTCGCGACCGAGTTCAAGACGAACGAGTTCTACGGCATCGGCGTCAAGCAGGGGAACTCCGCCCTGGTCACGGCGATCAACGACGCGCTGAAGGCTTCGGTGTCGGACGGCACCTACGCGCAGATCTACCAGAAGTGGTTCGGCAAGGCACCGACCTGGCTGCCCGGTAACCCCACCCAGTAA
- a CDS encoding circularly permuted type 2 ATP-grasp protein, with product MSFMNAIPPRLPPSGRRARKATTRRITRPGARFDGYLSPERPHAGAYDEMFADDGTVRGPYRALYESIAALDAHDLNSRSMALDRAMVDQGITFSLSGQERPFPLDLVPRVIQAAEWSKLERGVAQRVRALEAFLADIYGDRQILREGVLPRRLITSCEHFQREAFGINPPNGVRIHVSGVDLVRDEEGTFRVLEDNLRNPSGVSYVMENRRTMARVFPDLFAQHRVRPVGDYASHLLRALRAAAAANVADPVVVVLTPGVHNSAYFEHSLLARLMGVELVEGRDMFCRDNVVYLRTTEGERQVDVIYRRIDDEFLDPVHYRPDSVLGIAGVLNAARAGNVVVANAVGNGVGDDKLVYTYVPEMVKYYLNEKPLLPNVDTFRCWLPDEFDHVMAHLDELVVKPVEGSGGYGIVFGPEATPEELATLRRKVRANRRGWIAQPVVQLSTVPAKVEDRLAPRHVDLRPFAVNDGKDIFVLPGGLTRVALPEGSLVVNSSQGGGSKDTWVLTSRTSSAERELEQPALGAMSTVDGLIAEQGPELTSSQQQQQQQQQS from the coding sequence ATGTCGTTCATGAACGCGATCCCGCCCCGGCTGCCCCCGTCCGGTCGACGCGCGAGGAAGGCGACGACCCGCCGGATCACCCGGCCGGGGGCGCGGTTCGACGGGTACCTCTCGCCGGAACGCCCGCACGCCGGTGCGTACGACGAGATGTTCGCCGACGACGGCACGGTCCGCGGGCCCTACCGCGCGCTCTACGAGTCGATCGCCGCACTCGACGCGCACGACCTCAACTCCCGGTCGATGGCGCTGGACCGGGCGATGGTCGACCAGGGGATCACGTTCTCGCTGTCCGGCCAGGAGCGGCCGTTCCCGCTGGACCTGGTGCCGCGGGTGATCCAGGCGGCGGAGTGGTCGAAGCTCGAGCGCGGCGTGGCCCAGCGCGTCCGCGCGCTCGAAGCGTTCCTCGCCGACATCTACGGCGACCGCCAGATCCTGCGCGAGGGCGTGCTGCCGCGGCGGCTCATCACCTCGTGCGAGCACTTCCAGCGGGAGGCCTTCGGCATCAACCCGCCGAACGGCGTGCGCATCCACGTGTCCGGAGTGGACCTGGTGCGCGACGAGGAGGGCACGTTCCGGGTGCTGGAGGACAACCTCCGCAACCCGTCCGGGGTGTCGTACGTGATGGAGAACCGGCGGACGATGGCGCGGGTCTTCCCGGACCTGTTCGCCCAGCACCGCGTCCGGCCGGTCGGGGACTACGCGTCGCACCTGCTCCGGGCGCTGCGCGCGGCGGCCGCGGCGAACGTCGCCGACCCGGTGGTCGTCGTGCTCACCCCCGGCGTCCACAACTCGGCGTACTTCGAGCACTCGCTGCTGGCCCGGCTGATGGGTGTCGAGCTGGTCGAAGGCCGCGACATGTTCTGCCGCGACAACGTCGTCTACCTGCGGACGACCGAGGGCGAGCGCCAGGTCGACGTCATCTACCGGCGCATCGACGACGAGTTCCTCGATCCGGTGCACTACCGGCCGGACTCGGTGCTCGGCATCGCCGGCGTCCTCAACGCGGCGCGCGCGGGCAACGTCGTCGTCGCGAACGCCGTCGGCAACGGCGTCGGCGACGACAAGCTCGTCTACACCTACGTGCCCGAGATGGTGAAGTACTACCTCAACGAGAAGCCGCTGCTGCCCAACGTGGACACGTTCCGGTGCTGGCTGCCGGACGAGTTCGACCACGTCATGGCCCACCTCGACGAGCTGGTCGTCAAGCCGGTCGAGGGCTCCGGCGGCTACGGGATCGTCTTCGGGCCCGAAGCGACCCCGGAGGAGCTGGCGACGCTGCGGCGGAAGGTGCGCGCGAACCGGCGCGGCTGGATCGCGCAGCCGGTGGTCCAGCTCTCGACCGTGCCGGCCAAGGTCGAGGACCGGCTCGCGCCGCGGCACGTCGACCTGCGGCCGTTCGCCGTCAACGACGGCAAGGACATCTTCGTCCTGCCCGGCGGGCTGACGCGGGTGGCGCTGCCGGAGGGCAGCCTGGTCGTCAACTCGTCGCAGGGCGGCGGTTCCAAGGACACGTGGGTGCTGACGTCCCGGACGTCGAGCGCCGAGCGCGAGCTGGAGCAGCCCGCCCTCGGCGCGATGTCCACCGTGGACGGCCTCATCGCCGAGCAGGGGCCCGAGCTGACGTCGTCCCAGCAGCAACAACAGCAGCAACAACAGAGTTAG
- a CDS encoding alpha-E domain-containing protein, protein MLARNAESLYWIGRYVERADDTSRILNVSVHQLLEDATVDPDHASRQLLAVLGIDTPDGEALDVWKLTELVAYAKDNAASIVGSINSARENTRGAREVVSTELWECLNATWNAVPDRQRYARRAGPHAFLSFVEERAAMFAGLADSTMSRDDGWLFMVLGRSIERADMVVRLLLSRVADRASSPGWITVLRSAGAQDTYLRTYRGALDAGRVVQFLLRDTLFPRSVFHALRQAEECLQRLDPGGGARNNEKSEALRQLGRARSELEFLRPADLLTDLPRRLGTLQTTIREIGEAVSLQYFSTSPWVAWSGAEVSL, encoded by the coding sequence ATGCTGGCACGCAACGCGGAGTCGCTGTACTGGATCGGCCGGTACGTCGAACGCGCCGACGACACCTCCCGGATCCTCAACGTCTCGGTCCACCAGCTGCTGGAGGACGCGACGGTCGACCCCGACCACGCGAGCCGCCAGCTGCTGGCCGTCCTGGGCATCGACACCCCGGACGGCGAGGCCCTCGACGTCTGGAAGCTGACCGAGCTGGTGGCGTACGCGAAGGACAACGCGGCGTCGATCGTCGGCTCGATCAACTCGGCGCGCGAGAACACGCGGGGTGCGCGCGAAGTCGTCTCGACCGAGCTGTGGGAGTGCCTGAACGCGACGTGGAACGCGGTCCCGGACCGGCAGCGCTACGCGCGTCGAGCCGGGCCGCACGCGTTCCTCTCGTTCGTGGAGGAGCGCGCGGCGATGTTCGCCGGGCTCGCCGACTCGACGATGTCGCGGGACGACGGCTGGCTGTTCATGGTGCTCGGCCGCTCGATCGAACGCGCCGACATGGTGGTGCGGCTGCTGCTGTCGCGGGTCGCGGACCGCGCGTCGTCACCGGGGTGGATCACGGTGCTGCGCTCGGCCGGCGCCCAGGACACGTACCTGAGGACGTACCGCGGCGCGCTCGACGCGGGCCGCGTCGTGCAGTTCCTGTTGCGGGACACGCTGTTCCCGCGTTCGGTGTTCCACGCGCTGCGGCAGGCGGAGGAGTGCCTGCAGCGGCTCGACCCGGGCGGCGGCGCGCGCAACAACGAGAAGTCGGAGGCCCTCCGCCAGCTCGGCCGGGCCCGCAGCGAGCTGGAGTTCTTGCGCCCGGCGGACCTGCTGACCGACCTGCCGCGGCGGCTCGGGACGTTGCAGACGACGATCCGGGAGATCGGGGAAGCCGTGTCGTTGCAGTACTTCAGCACGTCGCCGTGGGTGGCGTGGAGCGGTGCGGAGGTTTCACTGTGA
- a CDS encoding transglutaminase family protein: protein MTWQLRVAHRTGYRYATPATQSYNEARLTPRSDRRQTTVATRIETTPATRAYRYTDYWGTVVTSFDLHAPHTEFTVLATSVVETADEAEPIRTASWKDLRSETVIDHRTEYLSPTDYTPRDAALAREARALRTGLDPAESVLAVCEWVNKQLKYQPGTTGVHSTATDAWQAREGVCQDFAHVTLVMLRAIGVPARYVSGYLHTKPAAKLGEVVEGESHAWVDVWTGGWWAYDPTNAIPVGPRHVWVAMGRDYADVAPLKGIFTGGGQSTLDVSVHLTRLA from the coding sequence GTGACGTGGCAGCTGCGGGTGGCGCACCGGACGGGGTACCGGTACGCGACGCCGGCGACGCAGTCGTACAACGAAGCGCGCCTGACCCCGCGCTCGGACCGCCGTCAGACGACGGTCGCGACGCGCATCGAGACGACCCCGGCGACGCGTGCGTACCGCTACACGGACTACTGGGGCACGGTCGTGACGTCGTTCGACCTGCACGCGCCGCACACGGAGTTCACGGTGCTGGCGACGTCGGTGGTCGAGACGGCGGACGAAGCCGAGCCGATCCGCACGGCGTCGTGGAAGGACCTGCGTTCGGAGACGGTCATCGATCATCGGACGGAGTACCTGAGCCCGACCGACTACACCCCGCGCGACGCCGCCTTGGCGCGCGAAGCCCGCGCGCTGCGGACCGGGTTGGATCCGGCCGAATCGGTGCTGGCGGTGTGCGAGTGGGTGAACAAGCAGCTGAAGTACCAACCGGGCACGACCGGCGTCCACTCGACGGCGACCGACGCGTGGCAGGCGCGTGAGGGTGTGTGCCAGGACTTCGCGCACGTGACGCTGGTGATGCTGCGCGCGATCGGCGTCCCGGCCCGGTACGTGTCGGGGTACCTGCACACGAAGCCGGCCGCGAAGCTCGGCGAGGTGGTGGAGGGCGAGTCGCACGCGTGGGTCGACGTCTGGACCGGCGGCTGGTGGGCGTACGACCCGACGAACGCGATTCCGGTCGGGCCGCGGCACGTGTGGGTGGCGATGGGGCGGGACTACGCCGATGTGGCGCCGTTGAAGGGGATCTTCACGGGTGGTGGGCAGTCCACTTTGGACGTGTCCGTCCACTTGACCCGGCTGGCCTGA